A stretch of the Acidilobus sp. 7A genome encodes the following:
- a CDS encoding molybdopterin biosynthesis protein — MALVFHKLVSVVEALRLLNEKVGGIRPLDVMEVPLEEALNKVLAEDVRAPIDYPPFDRSTVDGYAIRSLDAAGASDVTPVQLKVVGKASIGLPPESAVGPGEAVEIATGAMIPRGADAVVMEEYVVRSGDALTVYRPVAPGENINQTGSDVSAGDYILRTGTLLTSREIAVLAGLGIDKVKVYRPPKITVFSTGVELVPPGKPLSIAKLYDVDGYVITAMLRELGAEVTFKGILPDDYNSMRSAVHEALESSDIVITTGSTSAGYGDMIYKVFNDVGAELIVHGLKARPGKPTVIAVKGRKILFGLPGFPLSAMMNMYNIVAPVVLMMRGLEPSAELPRVKARIPLKFQAGRGFMELIPVQLVQNSDGSLSAYPLMTGSGSIAGIGLSDGFIVAEEGREYFDENEEVTVNLFSPSLRIPDLNIIGSNCPGIEVVLRVAGLTKQSRVISVGSMGGWIAVKRGDADLAGTHLLDEGTMQYNVHMPKVMGLENDVYIYRGYARRVGLLVKKGNPKNIRGFEDLLRPDVTIVNRNKGSGTRVLLDMKLRQLLKGERPEKVVNGYTYEVKTHTAVATAILQGRADTGLSLEAVAVQFGLDFIPVGEEVYDFVVRKVKLNKPSVRKFLEALSSSDFSKELSRSLPGYRTLPDSGKVVYP, encoded by the coding sequence GTGGCCCTGGTATTTCATAAGCTGGTGTCCGTCGTTGAAGCCCTTAGGCTCCTAAATGAAAAGGTTGGAGGCATAAGGCCCCTTGATGTCATGGAGGTCCCGCTGGAGGAGGCACTTAACAAGGTGCTGGCAGAGGACGTTAGAGCGCCTATCGACTACCCTCCCTTCGACCGCTCAACAGTTGACGGTTATGCAATAAGAAGCCTTGACGCTGCGGGCGCCAGCGACGTGACCCCTGTTCAGCTTAAGGTGGTAGGCAAGGCCAGCATAGGCTTGCCGCCTGAGAGCGCCGTGGGCCCAGGGGAAGCCGTAGAGATAGCCACTGGGGCCATGATACCAAGAGGCGCCGACGCTGTTGTAATGGAAGAGTATGTAGTCAGAAGCGGGGATGCCTTGACGGTATACAGACCCGTGGCGCCTGGCGAAAATATAAACCAGACAGGCTCTGACGTCTCTGCTGGTGACTACATCCTAAGGACTGGCACGCTGCTCACTTCAAGGGAGATAGCCGTACTCGCGGGGCTTGGCATAGATAAAGTTAAGGTGTACAGGCCCCCTAAGATCACTGTGTTCTCAACGGGCGTTGAGCTGGTGCCGCCCGGTAAGCCCCTATCCATTGCAAAGCTTTACGACGTCGACGGTTACGTTATAACTGCCATGCTAAGGGAGCTTGGTGCGGAGGTCACGTTTAAGGGCATACTTCCCGACGACTATAACTCTATGAGATCAGCTGTGCATGAAGCCCTGGAGTCTTCAGACATCGTTATAACTACAGGTAGCACGTCGGCCGGGTACGGGGATATGATATACAAGGTCTTCAATGACGTGGGGGCTGAGCTAATAGTTCATGGACTTAAGGCTAGACCTGGGAAACCAACAGTCATAGCCGTGAAGGGACGCAAGATACTCTTCGGTCTCCCAGGCTTTCCGCTGTCAGCTATGATGAACATGTATAACATTGTGGCGCCTGTGGTGCTCATGATGAGGGGCCTGGAGCCTAGCGCTGAGCTGCCAAGGGTTAAGGCTAGGATACCATTAAAGTTCCAGGCCGGCAGGGGATTCATGGAGCTTATACCCGTGCAGCTGGTTCAGAACTCCGATGGAAGTCTATCAGCTTATCCGCTGATGACAGGCTCTGGCTCAATAGCAGGCATAGGGCTCTCCGACGGTTTCATAGTGGCCGAGGAGGGTAGAGAGTACTTCGACGAAAACGAAGAGGTCACAGTTAACCTCTTCTCACCGAGCCTCAGGATACCTGACCTCAACATAATAGGTAGCAACTGCCCTGGCATCGAGGTCGTCCTCAGGGTCGCTGGTCTCACAAAGCAGTCAAGGGTCATAAGCGTGGGCTCCATGGGAGGGTGGATAGCGGTTAAGAGAGGCGACGCTGACCTGGCAGGAACCCACCTACTTGATGAGGGCACAATGCAGTACAACGTGCACATGCCCAAGGTGATGGGCCTCGAGAACGATGTCTACATATATAGGGGCTACGCCAGGAGAGTAGGGCTGCTCGTTAAGAAGGGAAACCCCAAGAACATAAGAGGGTTTGAGGATCTACTGAGGCCAGATGTAACCATAGTTAACAGGAACAAGGGATCCGGCACGAGAGTGCTCCTTGACATGAAGCTGAGACAGCTACTGAAAGGTGAGAGGCCTGAGAAGGTTGTCAATGGCTACACATATGAGGTGAAGACGCACACTGCCGTGGCTACCGCAATACTTCAAGGGCGCGCTGATACAGGCCTCTCCCTGGAGGCCGTGGCTGTGCAGTTCGGCCTTGACTTCATACCTGTCGGTGAGGAGGTGTATGATTTCGTGGTTAGAAAGGTCAAGCTTAATAAGCCGAGCGTAAGGAAGTTCCTTGAAGCCCTGTCTTCTAGCGACTTCTCTAAGGAGCTTAGCAGGTCGCTTCCAGGGTACAGGACGCTACCGGACAGCGGAAAGGTTGTGTACCCCTGA
- the hemL gene encoding glutamate-1-semialdehyde 2,1-aminomutase — MSKELFDEARKFLVGGVDSPVRASVRPFPFFVKGGHGPYLITEDNEKLIDYVLGYGPLILGHANDAVKRRVIEQVESGWLYGTPTRAEVELAKKVVGHVMPGGKVRFVNSGTEATMTAIRLARGFTGRNKIIKFDGCYHGAHDYVLVQAGSAASEYGVPNSRGVPQQVAALTLVAKYNDLNSVERAARVAGDDLAAIIVEPVIGNMGVIPPARDFLRGLRDIANKYNALLIFDEVITGFRLSMGGAQEYFGVRADIVTLGKIIGGGFPVGAVVARPEIMDLLTPSGPVFSAGTFNANPVTMAAGLATIEVLESSDALSRASRAAKEVSEYAESAFKGKASVNRVESMFQLFFTRGPVTTPDEARASDREAYARFHELMRRHGVFVPPSQFESQFTSSEHYSDDVIADTEEALRSVVSEAP; from the coding sequence TTGAGCAAGGAGCTTTTTGACGAGGCACGTAAGTTCCTCGTGGGCGGAGTTGACAGTCCAGTCAGAGCCTCTGTCAGGCCTTTCCCCTTCTTCGTTAAGGGCGGCCACGGCCCCTACTTGATTACTGAGGACAATGAGAAGCTGATAGACTATGTCTTAGGCTATGGCCCTCTAATACTCGGCCACGCTAATGACGCAGTGAAGAGGAGAGTCATAGAGCAGGTGGAGAGCGGCTGGCTCTATGGCACCCCAACTAGGGCTGAGGTTGAGCTGGCTAAGAAAGTTGTGGGCCATGTAATGCCAGGGGGCAAGGTTAGGTTCGTTAACTCAGGGACCGAGGCTACTATGACTGCCATAAGGCTGGCAAGGGGGTTCACGGGTAGAAATAAGATAATCAAGTTCGATGGCTGCTATCATGGTGCGCATGACTACGTCCTTGTCCAGGCTGGAAGCGCCGCCAGCGAGTACGGCGTACCGAACAGCAGGGGCGTTCCGCAACAGGTGGCGGCGCTCACGCTTGTTGCCAAATATAATGATTTGAACTCCGTTGAAAGGGCTGCCAGGGTCGCTGGGGATGACTTGGCTGCCATAATTGTTGAGCCGGTTATAGGCAACATGGGTGTCATACCGCCAGCTCGTGACTTCCTGCGCGGCCTCAGGGACATCGCTAATAAGTACAACGCACTGCTCATATTTGACGAGGTAATAACAGGCTTCAGGCTTTCCATGGGAGGCGCTCAGGAGTACTTCGGCGTGAGAGCCGACATAGTGACCCTCGGCAAGATAATAGGTGGAGGCTTCCCGGTGGGTGCAGTGGTAGCGAGGCCCGAGATCATGGATCTTCTCACCCCAAGTGGCCCCGTGTTCAGCGCAGGCACTTTCAACGCAAACCCCGTCACTATGGCCGCCGGGCTGGCCACCATAGAGGTGCTTGAGAGCAGTGATGCCCTCTCACGGGCGTCAAGGGCCGCCAAGGAGGTCTCCGAGTACGCCGAAAGCGCCTTTAAGGGTAAAGCCAGCGTCAACAGAGTTGAAAGCATGTTCCAGCTCTTCTTCACTAGGGGGCCGGTAACTACCCCTGATGAGGCCAGGGCCAGCGACCGCGAGGCCTACGCAAGGTTCCATGAGCTCATGAGGAGGCACGGTGTCTTTGTGCCTCCAAGTCAGTTCGAGTCCCAGTTCACGAGCTCAGAGCACTACAGTGATGACGTAATAGCTGACACCGAGGAGGCGCTGAGGTCCGTAGTGAGTGAAGCCCCATGA
- a CDS encoding HD domain-containing protein: MQNELIGAFKQKGVVQDSVHGFIPINEAEYWLLQTAFLRRLHNIKQLGMAFLVFPSARHSRLEHSLGVMHIASYMSSKVIAELRHNPTLCSELLEYCDEKHMNVVVQVARLTGLLHDVGHLAYSHMSESAIEYMAKYDEREGASSLYQELARLSRGTLKVHEAYGLAFIEAIKKLAESSHDMQQLKPYLDVVEGLLNPMGPSSTGSTKELGLKSESLSLIHDMISNEIADADRLDYLQRDAQATGIVYGNIDLDRLIEGLKVSITDNGHVILSLDIKSLQTLEDIFDARYKMYRSVYFHHKIMAISKSVSRFIREIPRAKLTLPMYSDDFRDAISPSSLAKAILDDAYYFDDPELDIIARLAAGGSDELSKRWALSLMERRDLLPVSLVKRSEELVMLAINKLREHGVEPMPAALSQMLNFIGNKVSDLQEGLRKELKEPDIVVDHFEGTIVNTETLRSSSVKMFNWDESSYLRALFDQSSIPVVLLYAYSDNIKDHITLRSKAAELREVARRQIAGVLEEGFRYLRT; encoded by the coding sequence ATGCAGAACGAGCTCATAGGGGCCTTTAAGCAGAAAGGCGTGGTGCAGGACTCCGTTCATGGATTCATACCAATCAACGAGGCGGAGTACTGGCTGCTCCAGACAGCGTTCCTGAGGAGGCTTCACAATATTAAGCAGCTCGGCATGGCTTTCCTGGTATTCCCCTCGGCTAGGCACAGCAGGCTCGAGCACTCCCTTGGTGTCATGCACATAGCGTCATACATGTCGTCAAAGGTCATTGCCGAGCTTAGGCACAACCCAACCCTGTGTTCCGAGCTGCTCGAGTACTGTGATGAGAAGCACATGAACGTCGTTGTTCAAGTCGCGAGGCTTACTGGACTTCTTCACGACGTGGGCCACCTGGCATACAGCCACATGAGCGAGAGCGCCATCGAGTACATGGCCAAGTACGACGAGAGAGAAGGCGCAAGCAGTCTCTACCAGGAGCTGGCCAGGCTCTCAAGAGGGACATTGAAGGTGCACGAGGCCTACGGCCTCGCGTTCATTGAAGCCATTAAGAAGCTCGCTGAATCAAGTCATGACATGCAACAGCTAAAGCCCTACTTAGACGTTGTAGAGGGGCTACTTAACCCTATGGGGCCTAGCTCGACAGGTTCGACCAAGGAGCTAGGACTTAAGTCCGAGAGCCTCAGTCTAATCCACGACATGATATCTAACGAAATAGCGGACGCTGATAGGCTCGACTACCTTCAGAGGGATGCCCAGGCCACTGGGATAGTTTACGGTAACATAGACCTTGACAGACTCATAGAGGGCCTCAAGGTTTCTATTACAGATAACGGTCATGTGATCTTATCCCTTGACATCAAGAGCCTCCAGACGCTTGAGGATATATTTGATGCTAGATATAAGATGTACCGCTCCGTCTACTTCCACCACAAGATAATGGCCATCTCTAAGTCTGTCTCAAGGTTCATAAGGGAGATTCCAAGGGCTAAGTTAACATTACCCATGTACTCAGACGACTTTAGGGACGCCATAAGCCCAAGCTCGCTAGCAAAAGCTATCCTAGATGATGCCTACTACTTTGATGACCCAGAGCTCGACATTATAGCTAGGTTGGCCGCTGGTGGCTCAGATGAGCTGAGCAAGAGGTGGGCCTTGAGTCTCATGGAGAGGCGTGACCTCCTACCAGTCTCGCTAGTTAAGAGGAGCGAGGAGCTTGTAATGCTTGCCATAAACAAGCTAAGGGAGCACGGCGTGGAACCCATGCCCGCAGCACTCTCCCAGATGCTCAACTTCATCGGCAACAAAGTCTCAGACCTTCAGGAAGGTCTCAGAAAGGAGCTTAAGGAGCCTGACATAGTCGTCGACCATTTTGAGGGCACCATAGTAAACACTGAGACGTTGAGGAGCTCGAGTGTTAAGATGTTTAACTGGGACGAGTCCTCGTATCTTAGAGCGCTCTTCGATCAAAGCTCTATTCCAGTAGTGCTGTTGTATGCCTACTCCGACAATATCAAGGATCACATAACGCTCAGGTCTAAGGCGGCGGAGCTAAGGGAGGTCGCAAGGAGGCAAATAGCAGGCGTGCTGGAGGAGGGCTTTAGGTACCTGAGGACCTGA
- a CDS encoding SIS domain-containing protein — MALQTALEEMLKLYETWPDQLLTSYSSAVKAKAPHVSPRSLLLCGMGGSGVTGDYIWALATAKGARFPVIVHKADGAPAWLSSEDLVVAISYSGNTYETVSCAREAHAKGALVLSVTSGGKLAAWARETGLPLATIQPGYYPRTALGMLAGATLGILSAAGVEVANEGEVKDAAEALRSTSRGEGETIARALKGKDLYIIAGCGVFDIVAHRWRQEFSENAKAIAKTEFYPESAHNDLVVWQQQHGERKGFILIEGDGKVCSVLEELLRQVYSEQRDTLVRVTPRGNGLLAQLLQGSLLGGFTSVYLASLNGVDPRDTSITGRYKEALEKAGLT; from the coding sequence TTGGCTCTACAGACGGCCCTTGAGGAAATGTTGAAGCTTTATGAGACCTGGCCCGACCAGCTGCTCACGTCATACAGCTCTGCTGTCAAAGCCAAGGCACCACACGTCAGCCCGCGCTCCCTGCTGCTGTGCGGCATGGGCGGCAGTGGCGTCACAGGCGACTACATATGGGCCCTAGCCACAGCTAAGGGCGCCAGGTTCCCCGTTATCGTCCATAAGGCAGATGGAGCCCCTGCCTGGCTGAGCAGCGAGGACCTCGTAGTCGCAATAAGCTACAGCGGGAACACCTATGAGACCGTGAGTTGCGCGAGGGAAGCGCATGCCAAGGGTGCCCTGGTGCTCTCTGTAACAAGCGGCGGCAAGTTGGCCGCCTGGGCCAGGGAGACAGGCCTGCCCCTGGCCACTATACAGCCAGGCTACTACCCCAGGACCGCCCTCGGCATGCTGGCTGGGGCCACCCTTGGCATACTGAGCGCAGCTGGGGTTGAGGTCGCCAACGAGGGCGAGGTTAAGGACGCCGCCGAGGCCCTTAGGTCAACCTCTCGCGGCGAGGGCGAGACCATAGCGAGGGCGCTGAAGGGCAAAGACCTCTACATCATAGCCGGTTGCGGCGTCTTCGACATAGTAGCTCACAGGTGGAGGCAGGAGTTCAGCGAGAACGCGAAGGCCATTGCTAAGACGGAGTTCTACCCTGAGTCCGCTCACAACGACCTAGTGGTGTGGCAGCAACAGCACGGCGAGAGGAAAGGCTTCATCCTCATAGAGGGCGACGGGAAGGTGTGCTCTGTGCTTGAAGAGCTTCTTAGGCAGGTCTACAGTGAGCAGAGGGACACGCTGGTCAGGGTCACGCCGAGAGGCAACGGCCTCCTCGCCCAGCTACTTCAGGGCTCCCTGCTGGGCGGCTTCACTTCAGTCTACCTTGCATCCCTTAACGGCGTGGACCCGCGCGACACGTCAATAACTGGCAGGTATAAGGAGGCCCTTGAGAAGGCGGGCCTCACTTAG
- a CDS encoding uroporphyrinogen-III synthase, which yields MEKGCRVLYLGPELPLDLKDFEFIYWLKTIDLVPIHNALKAAADYIVSGQYDCVAFMSPRAPRLLRPYISSWPAGVKAFAVGSSTATSIKETLNIEADYPRSYGSRELGELMSMKCRRVLTLRSENGDLELENTLRSHGVEVLRVDIYREVPANLSQQKLASHFDIIIISSAGIARAACDLLRPYAKDSLVIAIGPKTSSEVSRRCPEVRVIAPTQHTFNAISNILRALGCK from the coding sequence TTGGAGAAGGGGTGCAGAGTACTTTACTTAGGCCCTGAGCTGCCCCTAGACCTCAAGGATTTTGAATTTATATACTGGTTAAAGACTATTGATCTCGTGCCTATACATAATGCCTTGAAGGCGGCAGCTGACTATATAGTAAGCGGTCAATACGACTGCGTTGCATTCATGAGTCCAAGGGCCCCGAGGCTGCTAAGGCCCTACATTAGCTCCTGGCCAGCCGGCGTTAAGGCGTTCGCAGTTGGAAGCTCAACTGCAACATCGATCAAGGAGACGCTCAACATTGAAGCAGACTACCCGCGCAGCTACGGCAGCAGGGAGCTTGGAGAGCTTATGAGCATGAAGTGCAGGAGGGTCCTCACGCTTAGGTCTGAGAATGGGGACCTGGAGCTAGAGAACACTCTAAGAAGCCACGGAGTCGAAGTCTTAAGGGTTGACATTTACAGGGAGGTGCCAGCCAATCTAAGCCAGCAGAAGCTGGCCTCCCACTTTGACATTATAATAATATCATCCGCTGGAATAGCAAGAGCGGCGTGTGATCTCTTAAGGCCTTATGCAAAGGACTCCCTGGTCATAGCGATAGGTCCCAAGACGTCCTCAGAGGTTAGTAGGCGTTGCCCAGAGGTCAGAGTAATAGCCCCTACACAACACACATTTAATGCCATCAGCAATATACTCAGAGCGCTAGGGTGCAAATAG
- the hemC gene encoding hydroxymethylbilane synthase: MIKLRVATRGSRLSLEQVSIAMRYIEQRLGEHVEYEPIIIKTKGDVVQDRALYSIGVKGIFEKEVNMAVLDGRADVAVHSMKDLPSRLEEDLEIAFVPPREVPNDSLIIGPRSPEVAGLEGIPPGLSVGTSSVRRSAFVRHNNRGVVIKTIRGNVDTRISKLNRGEADYLIMAEAGLRRLGIQQRRVLLPLDKFPPEPGQGIIAVVMSTSSPLFKKLSEVTDRVTHAMAIAERTFVELVGAGCHSPIGAVSMAYGTGGLLMIAAAASQDGEVMNFAEAKGDLSEPRKVAQALAQSLRVP, translated from the coding sequence ATGATAAAGCTGAGAGTCGCCACAAGGGGCAGCAGGCTTAGCCTAGAGCAGGTCTCCATAGCCATGAGGTACATTGAGCAGAGGCTCGGGGAGCACGTCGAATATGAGCCGATCATAATTAAGACTAAAGGCGACGTCGTCCAGGATAGGGCCCTTTACAGCATAGGCGTCAAGGGGATCTTTGAGAAGGAGGTAAACATGGCCGTGCTAGATGGCCGCGCTGATGTGGCCGTGCACAGCATGAAGGACCTCCCCTCCAGGCTCGAGGAGGACCTTGAGATAGCCTTTGTGCCTCCTCGCGAGGTGCCGAACGACTCCCTGATCATAGGTCCAAGGTCCCCAGAGGTCGCCGGCCTAGAAGGCATACCCCCAGGTCTCTCAGTCGGCACGTCAAGCGTCAGGAGGTCAGCCTTTGTGAGGCACAACAACAGGGGCGTTGTTATAAAGACTATTAGGGGTAACGTAGATACAAGAATCTCCAAGCTTAACAGGGGCGAGGCCGACTACCTGATTATGGCTGAGGCTGGGCTCAGGAGGCTTGGGATACAGCAGAGGAGAGTGCTCCTGCCTCTTGATAAGTTCCCGCCAGAGCCAGGCCAGGGCATAATAGCTGTTGTTATGTCTACATCGTCGCCGCTGTTTAAGAAGCTAAGCGAGGTCACGGACAGGGTCACGCATGCAATGGCAATAGCTGAGAGAACGTTTGTTGAGCTCGTTGGAGCTGGGTGCCACTCGCCCATAGGGGCAGTCTCTATGGCGTATGGCACTGGGGGCCTCCTCATGATCGCAGCGGCCGCGAGCCAGGACGGGGAGGTTATGAACTTCGCTGAGGCCAAGGGCGACCTGAGCGAGCCAAGGAAGGTGGCCCAGGCCCTGGCCCAGAGCCTCAGGGTGCCCTAG
- the cobA gene encoding uroporphyrinogen-III C-methyltransferase, whose translation MAGKVMIVGAGPGDLTLITVKALEAIRAADAIIYDRLVPQELLGYAKEGCIKIYAGKGPGRHELSQDEINRLLVKLASEGKLVVRLKGGDPYTFGRGEEECAFVMSHNIECEVVPGIPSFVGASAYAGIPLAGRGFASSFAVITGHLAEGKDYEDYLRKLRLLAEGADTLVILMGVSNLDALLDAIKEVRGPEETAAAVMWATTRRQVTVVGTLSSLREAWSKGVITNPAVIYIGKAVSERVRLWRRGAEYFT comes from the coding sequence TTGGCCGGCAAGGTAATGATAGTTGGCGCTGGGCCAGGGGACTTGACGCTCATTACAGTGAAGGCCCTTGAGGCCATAAGGGCCGCTGACGCCATAATATATGACAGGCTGGTGCCCCAAGAGCTCCTAGGCTACGCTAAGGAGGGCTGCATCAAGATATATGCGGGGAAGGGGCCAGGAAGGCACGAGTTAAGCCAGGATGAGATAAACAGGCTCCTCGTTAAGCTGGCCTCGGAGGGTAAGCTCGTTGTCAGGCTGAAGGGGGGTGATCCCTACACCTTCGGAAGGGGGGAGGAGGAGTGTGCCTTTGTCATGAGCCATAATATTGAGTGTGAGGTTGTGCCTGGGATACCGAGCTTCGTTGGGGCTTCAGCGTACGCCGGTATACCGCTGGCCGGAAGAGGTTTCGCGTCATCGTTTGCAGTTATAACTGGCCACCTGGCTGAGGGGAAGGACTACGAAGATTACCTAAGGAAGCTTAGGCTGCTTGCTGAGGGGGCTGACACTCTTGTGATCCTCATGGGCGTATCAAACTTGGATGCCCTACTTGATGCCATTAAAGAGGTCAGGGGCCCCGAGGAGACGGCGGCCGCCGTGATGTGGGCTACCACGAGAAGGCAGGTAACCGTAGTTGGAACCTTATCATCACTTAGGGAAGCCTGGTCGAAAGGTGTAATAACTAACCCAGCCGTCATCTACATAGGCAAAGCCGTCTCAGAGAGGGTAAGACTTTGGAGAAGGGGTGCAGAGTACTTTACTTAG